DNA sequence from the Sardina pilchardus chromosome 23, fSarPil1.1, whole genome shotgun sequence genome:
GGTGTAaacatgtgtctgtgctgtgtagtgCGTTATGGTTAGTGCACTCCAGGACTACTCACAAGGCAGGTGATTGCAATGGGCATTTTCTAACAAAGATCCTTAATAAAGTCATTCAACCTCTCCGTGGAAATAACTCTGAGAGACAGCGGCTGTCAAACAAGAGGCTCCACTGCTCCCTATTGATGAGTCGGTGTAACTGCATTCTCTTTGTTCAAACGCCGTcggttccacacacacaaaaaaaatatccgTTTGTATAAAGTGAGTTGGTGTGTCAGTGGGAAGTTTACTGTTAGTGAATCTATTATTAAATGTTAAGGTTATGTATTTGTATTGCGAAAGGAGACTTATTTTCAGTGTGCACCTGCTGTACGGTTACATACTGCTGGAGGGATTTTGTGAGTGTAGGCACAAATCTGAATCAATGTCAAGATGacccatcacctctctctctctctctctctctctctctctctctcactgaaattctttccctctctctcggccATTTCTATCCAGCGTGGTTATCCACGGCTGCCTCACATGCCTCCAGCAGCCTGGCGCATGCAGCCTCTCTCAGTCAAATtgtgggagatgagagagggatgatgaggGATGGcggtagagagatagaggagaggagagagggatggagaaacagacgctgaagagagaggagagagaatccACTGTCCACTGTATGGCTAATAGAATAATGAGTAAATTGAGCACATTGCATGTGTGCCCTCAGCTGATGAACTGTGTTTTTATCTAAATGTGTATGTCCacagaagcaaacacacacacacacacacacacacacacacctgcatgcttTGAAACCTACAATCATGTGTGATCGTGGATCTAGTCCGAATCtctaaaaatataataataattaaaaagaaaCAGCTGCGCACAGACACAGGAGGACCATTCCCTTCACTGCCCAGGTTTCATCGGCCCACTTGATGATTTTCCTGTAATTCAATTCACATTAAAGAATATTGTTCGAATTGATTGAGAGTAGGTGTAAGGTTAGTGACATGTGTGTTATAGAAACATAATTCATCATCATCTTAATAACTTATAGGTAGAGTTGCCATGGTTTGAAATGAGATACGGTAGATTGTAAAAGAACTATAATTATTTTGATTACAATAACTAActattataatataataactTTTGATATTTTTGACACCAGCCCCTAaaatctgaaatattgattcaaTTATGTTATCATCATTCTACTTTTACACGTATTCATTATTATTGTGAACCTGACACATAATGCATGACCTCCTAAAACAAGATATGcaaagtactgtactgtatcaagGGTTTCCGTTCCTATTTTTTCACCACATGGGtggactcacacagacacacccatacacaggaCCCACCAcccctacagtatacagtacacagtacagTTATGGTAAAGACATGCAGGCCGTGTTGTATAAATGTGACGATAAAGTGTGAAGAGGGAGCTACTGCAGTTAATGGAAACCATCTCTGGCTCCAGAGCTCACAAAGCTTTCCTGGCTGTGCAACACTGCCACCTTGTGATCAAATATATAACTTGTCTATGGTCACATGCACACTATGCTTAAATTACATATGCATGCAAAGATAAAAATATATACTCAAAACATTTACATATGTATAAATACATGAATATGTTAAGATGGTTTATGTAGTACAGTTGGGGTAATCTGTGTCCAAATACACCTATCCACCTATCCAAGTGTCCACCTATTCAAAAGTATTGCCTTCTTACAATATGGCATTTCATAGGctacatgttgttgttgatttgaTAACATTTGAATGTAAAGATATTTTCAACACAATATGAGGGTATTTTcaatgctttatttatgcacaGTAGCAAAACAAGTGATAGAACCGAGACATAAATGATTCAGATAAAGTCCAGTAAAAAAcaataaagtaaaaaaataatctgtttgtgtgccaaaaatgcagaaataccACACACCAAAACGTAGCATAAATACACCAGTGTACTGTAAGCAATAAGCAAGCTTGGAATGTACATTTTACAGACTAGAAAATAACTTAGAAAAGACCAAGACATCTTCCATCATACCCTTCCCCACTCACAAGGACTGAGACATCCATCCTAATTCACCCGTGTTTGGTGGTTTGGTTACCGTGAAAACATCCATGCTCCGTTGTCTCATGTCATGTTTTTCATGGCAGGGACAGTGTGTCATTGCTGATTGCTGATTGAACTTCCATTCAAGGCTTCTTCAGGAATATCAGGCGGATAAACAAACGCGGGAAGGTCATCGCAAGGTCAGCCTCAGGTTCCCTCCCCTTAGCAGAGGTCAGTGGGTACACAGCCTATTACCAGAGAGACCAGTTGCCACGGTCAGGTCTTATATAAATGTTTGGCCGTGCCTTGCATACGTGACGTTAAATGGCCTACTGTAGGGGATATTTTTAACAAATCATCAAAGAATGACATTTAGTTACCCCTGCTGTATTATGACCACAAATTCGTCCACGTCTGagacaaactcatacacacacatgctgtcacGGACATGCAGGAAATGGACATTTTATAAACAGGAGAAATTTGTTATGGATTGTCTATACATTCACCTCTTGAACCATCAAGATGTTTGTTTCTCCATCAAATGGAAGCAGGCTTCTGCTTTTCCAAGCAACCGACATGCACATAAAAATGTATACAATCAAGTGTACAAACTGTGTACCATAAAACAGATGTAACATATACATCCTTACGAAAAGAATGTGCCTCGGGAGTAAGGCACAGGAATGAATGGGAAACTGTGAAAAAGCACTGACGTCGGATGTCCTTTTATTTATGGCCAATGCAGATAGCTGAGGACAGGACTATCTTGACCCTGTTCCTGAGCTGGGTACAAGCCAGGTTCATTTCTAGATGGATCTACAATCTGGGTGGGTCTATCCTCCTCTGGCTAGCTGCCTTTTTCTACACATATCCTGTCAGAGACAGAAACTTGCTAAGCAAATCAAAATGGGAAGAACAGACTTGCTTTTGTCACTTGAAACAGTTAAGTTCCTCCATATACAGATGTGTACGTATGATTGTGTTGAGTCCACCATCATCCATACTAACACCTTTTCCCATTTATTCACTtatttcacacactcaccagttcACACACTCCTAAATTCCCAGTGCACCcccagctcaaacacacacacacacacacacacacgcacacacacactaaccgtTGCTGTAGGGGCTCTCTGGGTGAGCAGGCCGTCGTCGGTTGGTGTTAAAGGCCTGAGTGAAGCGCTGGGCCCTCTGGGCAACAGCCAGGGCGAAGAGAGACAGCCCCCCCGGGGGCTCGGACGCGGGCAGCCTCCCCGGGCCACAGGACCCAGGGGTGGAGGACAGGTCCACTGGGTGGTGTTGGGCCTCGGTAGGGGAGTACTGACTCTCTTTAGTGCTCTCTTTCCAGAGGACaggcggaggaggtggggggaagctgtcttccttttcttcctcctcctcctcctcaccctcgtcttcatcctcttctcgtttttcttctccctcctcctcctcttcctgttcaCCTCCGTCATCTTCGACAACATCATCCTCaatgctctctttctcgctgCCATCAAATCCCtcatcttcttctccttcttcctcatcctcctcttccttgtcttcttcctcctcttcctggtcttcttcctcttcctctacttCCACCTctacctcatctctctctagtTCCATCCTATCTTCATGACACaccttcccctcctcccactcatctgcgctctcttcttttttctcttcctcctttctttctacATTTCTTCCCCCCTGATCCTCCCTCTCATCAcacttcctcttttcctctgccCCGTCTGTGTTCCGGTGACGTGGTTCTCCATCTAGAACCGGGACCCTCTTCTGAAGCTCCTGCATGAGGGAGGTGTGACCCGCTGTGCTCCTCTGTGAGGCCCAGAACGGGACTCCACTGATGGGCTTCGGTTTGGTGGCAGGGGCCCTCCAGTCCTTGCTTTTatctggatggatggatggatggaaggaaggagggaaggaaggaaggaaagaaagaaagaaggagggacAGAAAAGACAGAGCGGAGAAGACAGAAACATGAATAAagtaaaagcactcagagagcgcaaacctccgccaggCGAatacataaccgcctcctggatccagacggtgatacagatcactaccaaaatgtaatattttcttccttgggtcatttcagaccttccctgaaaatgtaatggaaatccatccataaccttttgagttatcttgctaacagacaaacagacaaacataaaaaacaaaccctgatgaaaacataacctccttggcggatgTAATGATGAAAAGAAAAATAGAGGGAAGGAAATTCATCAAGCTAAAAAAATCCTCTACTGATCAACCATATACAGTGGGGGGattaagtatttgaccccacatcatcacatacccttcaccatagctagagattggcatggtgtttattccaggtagcctattagcctgtttgatttgcattgagctcaatgagcatcaaacaggttaataggctaactggaaaaacaccatgccaatctctagctttGGTGAAGGGTatttgatgatgtggggctattttaattccaaaggccaagggaactttatcaggatgcataggaatttaacataggggtcaaatacttatgcctcatgtatttaaggaagaacattttatctatttacgatacattcttcaatcacaaagaaaattggtgtccttaatgGTTGGATTTGTACTACATTTTTggcatttaaggcattaagatcaataatcaaaagatgattttatattcctctttttagtcaactttagcacggggtcaaatacttagtcCCCCCACTGCATGTGCCTCTGACCATATGAAAGACACCAGACATCTTGATGAACCATTTCACTATGAAGTTGTTTCCCAGGTGGTACTGAAtggtcttgaatttccccttgaggatcaataaagtatctatctatctatctatctatctatctatctatttactgGGGAAACAAGAGCATTCTTCagcactcatacagtatatcttctTACCTGCTGATTCTGAGGCACTTCCTTCACGTACATTTCCTGTGGACCTGCTGCTTGGCTCTACCTGTTCTGCATGGTACCCTGGACAGTCCAAAGAGCGCTGCTTCTCCAGCTGGTAGCTCCTGTGCtgcctctccctgtccctcagTCTGGGGATGACGGTGAAGGTGGTCAGGCCGCTCCCGATGCTCCCGCTGCTCCGCAGCTTTCGCCCGGACGACGAGCCCGCGCCCACCCAGCTGGGGCTGTTGTGACTGCTGGAGCCGGCCGACGGCGTCCGGCGAGAGGGCGAAGCTGCGGACTCCGCTGGCTCCTCCGGCTGACCACCGGGTGTGGGTCCGTCACACTCGGACTTCCTGgactcacactccacacacactgagcactcTTCACGGGGCCTGAGTGGAAACCAAGAGGGGTTATTATGACGATTTTGCTTGTAAGTATGTTTTGTAAAGAGACAGTTCACGTACATTTGCTTTGATGCTTACATGGAAGTAAGCATCATCAACATCTAGATTAGTTGTGTTTGCTTAGTTTATTCAAAGCAACTCTATGTGGTACTTTTgtttttaccttaaaataacattttcataaatcacttcgATGATCTACTGACTTAACCTGGTGTCTCTGACATTGTGAACATGCCCCTGAAACGTCTGGAATCCACTATGGTGCACAGGAACATGACTCTTTTCATACTGGCACCTTGACCTTACCACTAAATGGACACCCAGTATGTTGAAAAGGGGAATAAACAGCTATGCTTACAGTATTGTGTTGCTGTGCATTAATACTCTATTATggatcttacaggggagctacaccaggcacgtAACTGAAACGTTCCGTTCGCGACACATAAAATCCATTGGTctacttttttttacatttatttattttaatgtatgcgccactgtcgcgtctggtgtagctacttttgattatagtgattattaactgctgcagcataagttttgcgaacggaacgcttcagttacgcgcctggtgtagctcccctgttagaagTTGAACTGAGAGGCCAATGGGTATTCAACTTAGACaaatggaataataataataatagtttgttaggaaaaacaaacaaacaaacaaacaaacaacaaaacaaaacaaaacaaactcagAGCTCATACTTGTCGTTGTGATGCAGTTCTTCACACAGACAGCCCCCTGTACCATTCACTGCGTGGTGTATAAGCGCTGTGACGGGATAGTTTATTGATCGGTCTTCATTCAGGGTTTCCTCTGGAACCTCCCTCACAGGAGCCAAATTACCCAAGACGTCTGCAGAAGGACAGAGGAACACCCATGGATGtatacacacaacaaacaaacaaagaaacaaacacctccactcatacaaaacaaaaacaaaaaacgaataCGCATGCCTGCCCTCACATGTGCatccacacccatacacacacaaaaccctcaGGACTGGCAAAAGGCAGATGGGGAATCTTTTTCAGATGCATCAGCTCTATCGCGAAGGCCCTGTCCACATCAGGGTAAATATAAATGCACACAATTTGAGGTGAAAATGATCTCTGTCCACATAATCAATTTCGTATTGTTTTTCAAAAGTGTTGC
Encoded proteins:
- the cobll1a gene encoding protein cordon-bleu; protein product: MEVCEDMLDRELTLTVLLPGGTEETATVHGSKPVMDVLVTLCGEYHLNPSEHIMELVSPNQNHIKFKPNSLIGSLEAEQVVLRHRGEDERTKRKGPYMPEVSVRLMIFYRRVHRAVVRVSPKVPLSELLPAICDKCEYDPETTLLFLNSQSEEPLDLTKSLNDHGIREVFAKDTKVINLPEPVATTPDSEASKENKVPPAKDKSEKGKENKSFFSFFRIAKKKTEKDVSASAPTSPLLHKQRTLSLSFLTSRCSTLPSEKSKKRRAPLPPLLASQSFPADLNTSQPALAADHSGKETTLSHSSSSESSLKRTKRRAPPPPALPPPPSPPPDDDTPEDHAPKDVLGNLAPVREVPEETLNEDRSINYPVTALIHHAVNGTGGCLCEELHHNDKPREECSVCVECESRKSECDGPTPGGQPEEPAESAASPSRRTPSAGSSSHNSPSWVGAGSSSGRKLRSSGSIGSGLTTFTVIPRLRDRERQHRSYQLEKQRSLDCPGYHAEQVEPSSRSTGNVREGSASESADKSKDWRAPATKPKPISGVPFWASQRSTAGHTSLMQELQKRVPVLDGEPRHRNTDGAEEKRKCDEREDQGGRNVERKEEEKKEESADEWEEGKVCHEDRMELERDEVEVEVEEEEEDQEEEEEDKEEEDEEEGEEDEGFDGSEKESIEDDVVEDDGGEQEEEEEGEEKREEDEDEGEEEEEEEKEDSFPPPPPPVLWKESTKESQYSPTEAQHHPVDLSSTPGSCGPGRLPASEPPGGLSLFALAVAQRAQRFTQAFNTNRRRPAHPESPYSNGCVPTDLC